In the Planctomycetaceae bacterium genome, GCGTCGCCGCGGTATTTCGGCAATTCCCCGGAACTTCTGCCAAGCCATGCATGGACGGCGGACAACTCCGCGTTTCGTTCATGGCCTGTCGGCAGCCTGCTTCCCAACGATCTAGGCCTGTTCGACATGTATGGCAACGCAATGGAATGGTGTCTGGGCTTCGGTGAAGACTATCCGACCGACATCGGCCGCGTCCGTGTCGACGAAATCAACGAAGCGATCCGGATCCATTCGGCAGGACAAGGCGCCCTTCGCGGCGGGGCATTCCTTTATGCTCCCTCCAACGCCCGCAGTGCTCAGCGCCATCGCGGACCATTGATCGACGTCGAACCAAGTCTGGCGTTTCGACTGGTTCGCACAATTCCAATGAACACACAGTGACGGCGTCCTTTGGCGGAGCGCCGCGGTCAACCACGATCAGTAGTAAGGCTCAATTGCCAGGGAATCGTCCTTGACGGTGGCCGACCGGTGTCCGTTCATGCTACTGTCTGTTCGTTCGGGCCGGCAGGGTGAACGCCTGCATTCAATCACGTTGAGGAACTCAGTAATGGACAATGGGCTGGCAACTTCTATCGACACAAACACGAAACGAAATTTCGGCGGTCAATATCGCACGACCGCGACGCAGCCGCAAAATTCCGCGGCGGCGCTGTCCCGCGAACAAATCCTGGCGATGGGACTCGCGGGAACAGTTTCCATTCCGCTGACGTTTCCGGAACTCGGACAGCTTCAGATTCGCCGCAATGCAGTGCCGGCGGGAGTCTTCGACTGCGAAGGTCCGAAGGATCTGATCGTTGTGTGCCAGAAGGTGTCTCCTCAGGTCATCATCAGCCGCAGTTTTCTGGCCGACGATGTCGCTGCCGTGTTTGTTCCCAAAGATCCGTGTCACGTCGACTTGTCCTGCGGCACCTGGCTGACCGGAATCGAGATCGGAGCGCTGTGTGACATGGAGCCGAATTCGCCGACCGGGATCCTGGGAATCGCCTACGTCCGGGAAAGTGCTCCATCGCTGCTGAACGTCGATGCCGGTATGACGGCTGCCGAAAGCGCGGAATACTATCCGCCGCTGGCCGAGAATCGTTCGGCGAATCACTATCAGTTCCGCAAACCCGGCTTCGGCTCTGCCGCCATGATGAATCCGCAGCCCGGAATTCCCGCAGAAAGGATGACGCTCGAGAGCTGGACTTCCGTGCCTGGCTGCGTCGACGGCTTTTGTGTCCATTAGCGTCGAATCCGTGGCCTCGCTGACTCCGCATGTTGATGTCGTGATCCTGACCCGGCCGGGGGAAGCCGTTCCCGCTTCCGTGCAACGGGCAGTCTGCAATCAAACCGCAGTGCGTCTGACGGTTCATCTTGTGCAAGGCCACCGGCTTCCGTCGGACAGCAATCGCTGCGAAACAATCGCGAGAGCCCGGCAGTTCGGCAGTCGCTGCGGCGGAAGTCCGTGGCTGATGTTCGTCGACGACGACGTGCTGCTGCATCCGGACTGCGTTCGTCAACTGCTGGATGGATTGCGGAGCCGGCCGACGTTTGCGGCTCTGGCGGCAGACTACGGGAATCAACGTTCGGATCATGGACCGTCGCTGCACGTGACAATGGGAGCCACACTGTTTCGCCGCGAAGCGTTTCGCTATTTTCATTTTCGCTGGGACAACCAGCGCTGTGAGTGCCGCTGCTGCAGCGAAGATCTCCGCGGTCAGGGACTTCTGATTGACTACCTGCCCACTGCGTTCGCTCGACATTTGACCGACGATGAGCGGGACGGCCAGCTTCTCGAATACTCCACGCCGGTCGCGCGACCGACGCCTGAGTCGTCGTCGCACGCACAGGTTCTGGCCGCGATCAACCGCAGACACTTCGACCGGTTCCGCGGTCCGTTTCTGCGAACTCTGCGAGGCTGTGGAAATCTCGAACAGGTTACGGTAGCGGGATACGGCCTGTATTCGTCCGAAGTCCGTCGCCTGGAAATGCTGCCGGGCGTTCGTGTGGTCAATCACACGCCGAATGGCGTGCTGCCCCCGATCCGCCGGCTGCGCGATTTTCAACCGATCGTAGCCGCGTTGCCGCCCGACACACCGGTTGCCTACTGGGATGCCGGAGACGTCGTGTTTCAGTCCTCCCTGCAGCCGCTTTGGGAGATCGTTCGTCAAACGCCGAATCGTCTGCTGGCCGTGCGGGAACCAAAGGGCTTTCCTGCCAACTCTGCCGTCGCCGCGTGGACGCTGAGCATTGATCATCCGGTCGCCCGCAGGAACGCGTTCGAGCTGCTGGCGTCCCATCCGTTCCTGAACAGCGGTTTTGCCGCCGGAACCGCCCGAACAATGCTGGCATATTTTCGAACAGCCGACCGCCTGAGGCATTCCGAACACCTTGCCGGCACGTCGGACTGGGGTGACCAATCGGCGCTGAATCTCTATTGCCACTCCAATCCCGGAGCGTGGCGTGAAATCTCTGAAAGCTGGAACTACTGCATTCACGACCGGTTGCCGGGCGAAGTTTTTGTCGCCGCCAGCGGCAGACTCACCAGCCGCCGCGGCACCCCGATTCGAGTCGCTCACGGAAACGCCCGGTCGCTGCGAAAGCTATGGCTTCCACGCTACTCCGATTCAGCGCTGTGCCCTTCCGGCCGGGATCCTTCAAATCCGGCATGCGGGAACATGTGGGACCAGGGTCCATTCGCGGAATGTCAGCAAACCGACTGCGAAACTTCGTGCTGAAATGTTATTCGTCTTGTCACGAAGTCATGCTTCACCGACCCCGCGTTCACGCTGCGGAATACCCGATTCCGTCGCCTGTGAGTTGCTGCCGATCAGGGCGGGATTCTTCCAGGACCAGCGCTTCGAAAAGGCAGCGAACCTGTCACGTCAGACTTCACCGCACGCGGAACCCGATGCTCAACAACACGTGCCAGGATGCCGATGACTTCCATTGCCAGTGCCTACGGTCAGAGCCGTCGCGTTCTGCGAATTGTGTCCCGTGTCCATCCGGTGCTGGTCGACACCGACATTGCCGCCAGAACAGTCGCGCTGCTGGTGCGCAATGATCGCATCGCCGGCGCCGGACTTCGCGAAAGTCTGCTGCTGCAGATCCGACAGTTGACGCAGGATCAGTCCACAGACGACGAAAACCAGCGGATTCTGGAGGCTCTGGTTCGCGAGTTTGAAATCGGATATCGGCTTCAAACGGTGGATCGCGTGCCGGAAGCTGTGGTGCCGGATATGGAATTGCCGGACTTCGACGAGCGGCTTGCTTCGCTGAGGCAGCGGTACCCCTGGCCGCAGACAATCCCCGGCGGTATCGATGCCAACGAAAACGATCACTTCCTGACACCGCCTACCGCGGAAGTTCTGCGTCGCATGATCGATGAACTTCGACCGAAGCTGATTGTGGAAGTCGGTTCCTGGCTGGGCGGTTCCACGCGACTGCTGCTGAGCCATTCTGCAGCCTTCGTCGTCGCGATCGATACGTGGCTCGGTTCCGAAGAACACCAGCCAGGCCGCGAATGGATGGAACGACATCGATCGCGGCAGAATGTGCTGAATCGGCTGTTCGAAACGTTCCTGGTGAACTGCTGGCCGTATCGCTCCCGGCTGATTCCCCTGCGCACATGCAGCATCGACGGACTGCATCAGGTGGCGCGACACGGATTGCAGCCGAACCTGATCCTGCTGGACGGCGCCCACGACTTTCTAAGCGTCGCTACAGAACTGAGACTCTGCGGACGATTGTTCCCAAACGCGAACATCGTTGTGGACGACTTCGTACAAGGCGCGGCGTGGCTGGCAGGGCTGGTCCGGGCCGTGGAAGACTTTGCGGTACAACAACCGTACGAACTTGAGGAACACCGAAATCAGACGGCGATACTGCGACCGTCTTAACGGGATTTCCCGTCATCGGCAGCGGGCGCGACAGCATCGGCATCGTCACCGCGGGAAATAACACGCCGGGCAGCACGCGCGCACAGCAGACAGCGCGGCCGAATGCACTGACGATTCGTTGTTTCGACCGATCACCAGCCGATTGTCATGTTGGCTTCAATCGTCTTTTGAGCTTCGTGCAGGTCAGCGCCGGTGTCCAGCATGTACAACCGAATGGCGTGCAACTTGTCGCCGGAGGCGCGATTCAGACAGTCGCGAGCCACGTCGCAGGGGTCGGACTTTCCTTCGAGTCCCAGCAGCCTTTTGCTGATGACCCACAGGTCGCGAGGTCTTCTGGTGATCCGCGTAATTTCCTCACTGGGATAGTATTTGCCGGCAAGTTCCTCGGCCTGTTCCGGACTGTTGGCCCATCCGATCATGATGTGCGATTCCGTTTCGATCTCGTAAAGAGCCATGGGCGTGATTCCTTCATACGGGGTCCAGTCTGCGGGGTCGTCAAACGCTGCACGACACCCGAGTTTTCGGACGGCACTATACCTGTTGAAAGCCTGGCGGGAAACGCAGCCATTCGGATTGTTTCTGCGCAGCGGCGGATTTTGATAGCGCAGAGTCTTACCGCAGTAACGCATCGGCCGATGGCAGAAAGGTCCGTCCGCGATTCAGACGTCAGGACGCCAGCCGGGGCTCAACTAAGCAGAAACTGAAACCCGCCGTCCTCGCCGACATCAACCGCCGCGCCGCGGATGCTGTCTCCTGTTGCCATGCGTGACAGGAATTCCGCGGACATCTGAGGCAGCAGGGTGCCTGTCAGGATACGGTCGACATTTCTGGCGCCGCTGTCCACTTCCGTGCAGCGGCTGACGATGTGGTCGAGCACCGCGTCGGACCAGGTGAACGAAGCGTCGTAGTGTTCGTGAACGCGGCGGGCGATCTTTCCCAGTTTCAAAATCGCGATCTGCCGCATCACTTCGTCGCTGAGCGGGAAGTACGGCACCACCGTGATCCGCCCCAGAAACGCCGGTTTGAAGGTCTTCAGAAGTTCCGGATGCAGAGCGGCCGCCAGAGATTCCGCGTCGGGCATTGTTTCCGGATCGGCGCACAGCTTCATGATGGCATCCGTGCCGGCATTGGAAGTCATGATGATCACGGTGTTCTTGAAGTCGATGTCACGGCCTTCGCCGTCCTTCATGTGTCCCTTGTCAAAGACCTGATAGAAGATGTCCTGGACACCGGGGTGAGCCTTTTCCATTTCGTCCAGCAGCACCACGCTGTAGGGCTTGCGGCGAACGGCTTCCGTCAGCACACCGCCTTCGCCGTAGCCGACGTATCCGGGAGGTGATCCCATCAGCAGTGAGACCTTGTGTTCTTCCTTAAACTCACTCATGTTCAGAACGGTCATGTTCTGTTCACCGCCGTACAGCAGTTCCGCGACGGTGATGGCGGTTTCCGTCTTGCCGACGCCGCTGGGGCCGACCAGAAAGAAGACGCCGATGGGACGACTGGGATCGGTCAGGTTGGCTCGCGACGTGCGGACACGCTGAGCGATTGCGTCGAGACCGTGTGACTGGCCGACGACCTTTTCTTCCATGCATTCCTTCAGATGTAGAATCGTGTTGATTTCGTCGCTGACCATTCGGCCGACGGGAATACCGGTCCATGCCGCAACAACTTCCGCCACGGCCTGACCGTCGACGCAGGCCTGCATCAGCGGTTCTTCGCCCTGGATTTCAGACAGCTTCGACGTCAGTTCCGAAAGTTCGGCAAGCAGCTTCTGGCGATCTTCGTCGGTCAGAGCGGCTCCGCCAGTCAGGGCCGCAGCCGCGCTGGCCGTTTCGCCGTTGCCGCTGGCGGGCTTTTCGGAAGCAGCCGGCGCGGTGCCTTCCGGTTTTCCGGCCGCCGGTTCTTCGTGCTTCGGAACCGCCTGGCCGGAAAGTTTTTCACGAACTGCCCGGATCTGTCCGACAAGTTCCTTTTCCTGCTTCCAGCGTTCCATCAGTTCGTCGTAACGCTGCTGCGTGTCCGACTTGGTCTGCTGAAGCTTCTGCAGTCTTTCCTGATGATCGGCTCCGGTTGCGGATTCGCGCTCCAGGACTCCGATGGCCGTGTTAGTCTGATCGATTGTGCGGCGAGCATCTTCGATCGCGGACGGAATTGCCGCGTGTCCGATGGCGACGCGGGCACACGCTGTGTCCAGCAGACTGACAGACTTGTCGGGCAGTTGCCGCCCGGAGATATACCGGTTCGACAAACGGACCGAATCTTCAACGGCTTCGTTCAGGATCTCGATCTTGTGATGAGCCTGCAGCGTATCGACAAGGCCGCGCATCATGGAAATCGCTTTTTCCTCGTCCGGTTCTTCGACTTTGACAACCTGGAATCGTCGAGCCAAAGCCGCGTCGCGTTCGAAGTACTTCTTGTATTCGGCCCAGGTCGTCGCGGCGACGGTTCGCAGTTCGCCGCGGGCGAGAGCCGGCTTCAGCAGGTTGGCGGCGTCGCCCTGGCCGGCGGAACCGCCTGCTCCGATCAGCGTGTGGGCTTCATCGATGAACAGAATGATGGGAGTGACCGACTTGTTGACTTCGTTGATGACCGACTTCAGCCGGTTTTCGAATTCCCCCTTCACGCCGGCTCCGGCCTGCAGCAGGCTCAGGTCCAGCGTCTTGACTGACACGGTCTTCAGTGACGGCGGGACATCGCCCTGAACAATCCGCAGCGCGAATCCTTCGACGACCGCTGTTTTTCCGACGCCTGCTTCTCCCGTGAGAATCGGGTTGTTCTGGCGCCGCCGTGTCAGAATATCGATGATCTGGCGAATCTCCTGATCGCGGCCCAGGACCGGATCGATCTTGCCGGCTCGCGCTCGCTCCGTCAGGTCGATCGTGTACTGGTCCAGCGACGGAGTCTGAGTCGGGCCGCCTCCCGGCTTGCCGCCCGGTGCAGATCCGGAGGCGGTCATCATGACGTCGGTCCCGGCTTCGGCCGTGTCCGCAACGATGGCCATCAGATCCTTCGCCAGCGATTCGGCGGAGATCTTTGCGAACTCACGCGAGATGCCCTGAGCGATCTGGGACAGCGAACGATCGTTCAGCAAGGCCAGAATCAAATGGCCGGACCGCGTCTTTCCGGCCGAATAGTCGATCGAACCCAGCACCCACGCCTCGCGCGCCAGATCGACGGTGTGTTGCGACAGCAGAGGCTGGCTGGAATTGCCGGTCTTGAGTTTGTCGATCGCCTTCGTGACATCACCGATCATTCGGGACGCATCGATGCTGAACGCTTTCAGAATTGCGTGAACGTCGGTGTTCGAGCCTTCCAGCAGTTTCAGCAGCCAGTGCTCCACTTCCACGTTGTAGTTGCTGCGTGACAGACACAGCCCGGCGGCTCCTTCAAGCGACCGCGTGCAGGTGTCGTTGAGCTTGCTGATCAGCGATTTGAGGTTGACCGAAGACATAGGCGATGAATTTCTGTCTGACAGTGAAGAAAGTGGGACGGTCGAATGCGGATCAATTCACCACAGGAAGGATGCGGTATTGGAGATGGAAACTGTGTCCACGATTGCAGACGTGTTCGGTGCTGATCGGAAATCGCCGGAGCACGAAACCGGAATCCTGCTGGCCGCGACGAACACTGATGCTATTCGTGATGTTCGCAACTCTGACTGCCGCGAGCCGGAATGCCTCATTGTTCTCTGCTCGCGGTATAGATCGATCTTCTGGTAGTAGCAGCCGCC is a window encoding:
- a CDS encoding DUF6793 family protein — its product is MALYEIETESHIMIGWANSPEQAEELAGKYYPSEEITRITRRPRDLWVISKRLLGLEGKSDPCDVARDCLNRASGDKLHAIRLYMLDTGADLHEAQKTIEANMTIGW
- the tssH gene encoding type VI secretion system ATPase TssH, whose protein sequence is MSSVNLKSLISKLNDTCTRSLEGAAGLCLSRSNYNVEVEHWLLKLLEGSNTDVHAILKAFSIDASRMIGDVTKAIDKLKTGNSSQPLLSQHTVDLAREAWVLGSIDYSAGKTRSGHLILALLNDRSLSQIAQGISREFAKISAESLAKDLMAIVADTAEAGTDVMMTASGSAPGGKPGGGPTQTPSLDQYTIDLTERARAGKIDPVLGRDQEIRQIIDILTRRRQNNPILTGEAGVGKTAVVEGFALRIVQGDVPPSLKTVSVKTLDLSLLQAGAGVKGEFENRLKSVINEVNKSVTPIILFIDEAHTLIGAGGSAGQGDAANLLKPALARGELRTVAATTWAEYKKYFERDAALARRFQVVKVEEPDEEKAISMMRGLVDTLQAHHKIEILNEAVEDSVRLSNRYISGRQLPDKSVSLLDTACARVAIGHAAIPSAIEDARRTIDQTNTAIGVLERESATGADHQERLQKLQQTKSDTQQRYDELMERWKQEKELVGQIRAVREKLSGQAVPKHEEPAAGKPEGTAPAASEKPASGNGETASAAAALTGGAALTDEDRQKLLAELSELTSKLSEIQGEEPLMQACVDGQAVAEVVAAWTGIPVGRMVSDEINTILHLKECMEEKVVGQSHGLDAIAQRVRTSRANLTDPSRPIGVFFLVGPSGVGKTETAITVAELLYGGEQNMTVLNMSEFKEEHKVSLLMGSPPGYVGYGEGGVLTEAVRRKPYSVVLLDEMEKAHPGVQDIFYQVFDKGHMKDGEGRDIDFKNTVIIMTSNAGTDAIMKLCADPETMPDAESLAAALHPELLKTFKPAFLGRITVVPYFPLSDEVMRQIAILKLGKIARRVHEHYDASFTWSDAVLDHIVSRCTEVDSGARNVDRILTGTLLPQMSAEFLSRMATGDSIRGAAVDVGEDGGFQFLLS